The Macaca fascicularis isolate 582-1 chromosome 1, T2T-MFA8v1.1 genome includes a window with the following:
- the RGS4 gene encoding regulator of G-protein signaling 4, which translates to MYHMMLLIQKRKGTGSQLLRAGEAEGDRGAGTAELSSDWLDRRSWAIKETPTGLGGRRSEDSENIFTGEEAKYAQSRSHSSSCRISFLLANPKLLNKMCKGLAGLPASCLRSAKDMKHRLGFLLQKSDSCEHNSSHNKKDKVVICQRVSQEEVKKWAESLENLISHECGLAAFKAFLKSEYSEENIDFWISCEEYKKIKSPSKLSPKAKKIYNEFISVQATKEVNLDSCTREETSRNMLEPTITCFDEAQKKIFNLMEKDSYRRFLKSRFYLDLVNPSSCGAEKQKGAKSSADCASLVPQCA; encoded by the exons ATGTATCATATGATGCTTCTAATCCAAAAGAGGAAGGGCACTGGGAGTCAGCTCCTAA GGgctggagaggcagagggagacagaggagcTGGTACTGCAGAGCTGTCGTCTGATTGGCTGGACCGTCGTAGCTGGGCTATAAAAGAGACCCCTACAGGCTTAGGAGGAAGACGCTCAGAGgattctgaaaatatctttaccGGAGAAGAGGCAAAGTACGCTCAAAGCCGAAGCCACAGCTCCTCCTGCCGCATTTCTTTCCTGCTTGCGAATCCCAAGCTGTTAAATAAGATGTGCAAAGGGCTTGCAGGTCTGCCGGCTTCTTGCTTAAGGAG TGCAAAAGATATGAAACATCGGCTAGGTTTCCTGCTGCAAAAATCTGATTCCTGTGAACATAATTCTTCCCACAACAAGAAGGACAAAGTGGTTATTTGCCAGAG GGTAAGCCAAGAGGAAGTCAAGAAATGGGCTGAATCACTGGAAAACCTGATTAGTCATGAAT GTGGGCTGGCAGCTTTCAAAGCTTTCTTGAAGTCTGAATATAGTGAGGAGAATATTGACTTCTGGATCAGCTGTGAAGAGTATAAGAAAATCAAATCACCATCTAAACTAAGTCCCAAGGCCAAAAAGATCTATAATGAATTCATCTCAGTCCAGGCAACCAAAGAG GTGAACCTGGATTCTTGCACCAGGGAAGAGACAAGCCGGAACATGCTAGAGCCTACAATAACCTGCTTTGATGAGGCTCAGAAGAAGATTTTCAACCTGATGGAGAAGGATTCCTACCGCCGCTTCCTCAAGTCTCGATTCTATCTTGATTTGGTCAACCCTTCCAGCTGTGGGGCAGAGAAGCAGAAAGGAGCCAAGAGTTCTGCAGACTGTGCTTCCCTGGTCCCTCAGTGTGCCTAA